The Delphinus delphis chromosome 2, mDelDel1.2, whole genome shotgun sequence genome contains a region encoding:
- the MAX gene encoding protein max isoform X5: MTSSGRMLFWSSKGKARADQVLCSWGIHFSSSLMEDASKRKFRALEKARSSAQLQTNYPSSDNSLYTNAKGSTISAFDGGSDSSSESEPEEPQSRKKLRMEAS; the protein is encoded by the exons ATGACCTCAAGCGGCAGAATGCTCTTCTGGAGCAGCAAG GGGAAAGCGAGAGCTGATCAAGTTCTTTGTTCCTGGGGAATtcacttctcttcctccctcatgGAAGATGCAAGTAAAAGGAAAT TCCGTGCACTGGAGAAGGCGAGGTCGAGTGCCCAACTGCAGACCAACTACCCCTCCTCAGACAACAGCCTCTACACCAACGCCAAGGGCAGCACCATCTCTGCCTTCGATGGGGGCTCAGACTCCAGCTCGGAGTCGGAGCCCGAAGAGCCCCAAAGCAGGAAGAAGCTCCGGATGGAGGCCAGCTAA